From the Paenibacillus sp. MMS20-IR301 genome, the window CCTCATCCTCTCTGCTTCCTCTCATCATACATGTTCAGAATGCTCATAATTTGAGTATATCCCACCCGGCCCGGTTACGGACAACCTAAAAGACGCCCCGCCTCATCTCATATCGAGAAGAGAGCTGGAGCGTCCCGGCAAATCCACTTTATCCAATTACTCTATAGTCCCTGAGGGACTTTCTGTATTTATCAATACTATTGTGAACTAATGTAAGTTCAGCTTATTTCTTCAGCTTGTCCCAAGCCGCTTGCATGCTTGTTTCCCAGCCGGCTTCATCTACTTTACCTGCGATCAGCTCTTGAATGGAGCTCGCGAATTCCTGGGTTACACCATCAGGGAATTTCGAAGCCTGCAGGCCGTATACTTTACCTTCTTGAACATAATTCCATACATCCGAACCAAGCAGACCTACATCTTCAGCAGTTACTGGAATAGTCGACAGAGCAGGGATGAACTTCCATTTTTTCGAGATATATTCTTTACCCATGTCAGAAGTTACAAGCCAGTTCAGGAAAGTCTTAGCTTCTTCCTTGGATGCGGAATCCTTGTTGACAACCAGGTTGGACGGCACGCCTACAGACAGCTTGTCGTTCATTGCAGCGTCGTCGTTGATAGGCATAGGGAACATACCGATATTCATGTCAGGAGTAATATTATCAACCAGCGTCTGTGCCCAGTTGCCTTCCTGCATCATAGCTGTTTCGCCGTTAGCGAACATAGCCAGGTGAGTATTAGCGTCAGTAGTTAAAGGATTTTTCTGGCCGTATTTCACAGTCAGGTTAAGCAGGTTGCTCCAATCCTTGAACTTCTGGTTGCCTACGATAGTGGAGGTTCCGGCGTTCAGGCCGCTGATGAATTCATCTACATTATCCTGCTGTGCAAAAGCTACGCTGATGCCCTGGATACCCAGCAGCCACCATTCCTGATAAGCGTTACCAAACGGAATTACGTTGATAGCCTGCAGCTTCTTAGCCGCTTCTTCCAGCTCGGAGATAGTTTTTGGAGTTTCTGTGATTCCGGCTTTGGCGAACAGGTCTTTATTGTAGACATAACCGATACCTTCAAGGTTCATCGGCATACCGTAGGTTTTACCATCCTTGGTCATTGGCTCAGCTGCCAATGGAATCAGATCCTTCACCCAAGGCTGATCGGACAGATCCTCGAGCTTGTCCCCCCATAGTTCCATTTCAGCGTAACCGCCGTTACTGAAAATATCAGGAGCATCGCCGGAAGCGAATTTGGTCTTCAGGGCTGCCGCATAGTCAGCGCCGCCGCCTACAGTCTGGATATCCAGCTTGATGTTAGGATATTCTTTCTCGAATTCAACCTTCAGCTCGTTCAGGCCTTCAACGATTTCGGTTTTGAACTGGAATACTTTAACCGTTTTCACTTCACCGGAAGTATTGCCAGCGCTTCCATTTGTTGCACTGTTTGAAGCATTATTGTTAGTGTTGCCACCGCATGCCGCAAGCACGACAGACATCAGCATTACGCTGGACAGCATCACTGCAGAGCGTTTCTTCATCATTCTAATTTCCCCCTTGAATATATTGAACTGCTTAATATGTGGAACGGGAGCCCGGTGAATTAACCCTTCACCGAGCCAGCCGCTATTCCCTCAACAATGTAACGCTGCATGAACAGATAGAAAATCACAATAGGTGCTACGCCGATCGTAAGTGCCGGAAGCGCCATATCCCATTGCTTCGTGTATTGCCCGAAGAAGGAGAAGGTTGCCAGCGGAATGGTCCGCAGTCCGGGTGCCTGAAGAATCAGGGACGGCAGCAGGTAGTCATTCCAGATCCCCAGTGCGTTCAGGACGATGGTCGTCATCAGCATGGGCTTCAGCAGCGGAAGCACGATCCGGAAGAAGACAGTAACCGGGTTACAGCCGTCGACCGTAGCCGCCTCTTCAATTTCCAGCGGCACCGATTTGATGAACCCGTGGAACAGGAAGATCGCCATCGGAATACTTAAGCCAAGGTTGGTCATCAGGAGCCCCGGAATGGAGTTATTTACGCCCAGGACGTTGACTACCTTCAGAATTGGAATCATGATCGTCTGGAAGGGAACGACCATCGCCGCTACGAACAGCAGCAGCAGGATTTTGTTGAATTTCGTGTCTGCCCGGACCATACGGTACGCCGCCATCGCGCTGAACAGGGAGATCAGAATAACACTGATTACCGTTACAATTAGCGAGTTGCGGAAGGCTTCACCGAAACGTGCCAGCTTCCAGGCATTTGAATAGTTGGACCACATGAACTCCTGCGGCCAGCTTGCCGCATTGCTGAGAATTTCCCCGAAGGATTTCACGGAGTTCGCCAGCAGGAAATAGAACGGAGCAAGGAAGAGCAGCGCCAGCAGGATCATCAGTACTTCAATCGCGATGTTCCATCTGCTTTTTGTTGCAGTATTCATTAAGCTTCAACCTCCTTGCTCTTCGTAACACGGACCTGAATCATGGTGATGATCGCTACAATTACGAAGAACAGCAGTGCTTTCGCTGTACCCAGTCCGTAACGGTTGTTCAGGAAGGCTTCGTTATAGATGTTCATGGCTACGGATTCCGTAGATTTGAACGGTCCGCCCTTCGTCAGCGACAGGTTGAGATCGAACATTTTGAAGGACCAGGAGATGGCCAGGAACAATCCGATCGTCACTGCAGGCATGATTAGCGGTACAACGATGCTGCGGAGCACCTGGAACGGTGAAGCGCCGTCGATATCAGCTGCTTCAAGCACTTCTTTGGATACGTTGCTGAGTGAAGCGATATAGATAACCATCAGATAACCGGAAGACTGCCATACGAAGACCATGACGATCGCCCAGAAGCCGGTAGTTGCATCACCGAGCCAAGGAAGGTTGAAGAAAGACCAGCCGGTGGAATCACCCAGTGTGGCGAATCCTTTGATAAAGATAAACTGCCATATAAAACCAAGCAACAAGCCCCCGATTACGTTAGGCATGAAAAAGATGGTCCGGAGCATATTGCGCGTCTTGAGAGGTTTAGTCAACAGGTAAGCCAGGAAGAACCCGACCACATTAGTTAGAATTACACCTAACAGCGTAAATCTTACAGTAAACCAGAACGATGACCAGAAATCCGGATCATTCGTAAAAATATTTTTGAAGTTATCAAATCCTACCCAGCTTACATTACCCGATACCCCGTTCCAGTCGGTGAAGGAATAATACATCCCCATCAGAAACGGAATAATCATCACGATGGTAAAGAACAATACTGCCGGGCCAACGAAAAAAAGCTGCTGACCCATTTGGGACAACTTATGGCTGCGCATGTAATGGCCCCCCTTTCTTTTACTCACTTACTTGTTTATGATCTAAACATATTATCTGTTTTTTGCAGAGCCTCTTACACCTACACAAGTGATCTTTAGGGTGTAAAATATTGATCGGATGTGACGAGCCCCATGAAATGGAACAGTATCCGCACGAAATTAATCGTTTTTTTACTCCTGCCGACATTAATCTGTATTATAGGCACCATGTTTGTCAGCTATTCGTATACGACAAATTCGCTGAGAACCCGGGCTGTCGATGAGAACAAAAATCTGCTCTATCAGGGCTATAAGAACATTAGCAGCCTGATCCAGGAGATCAACCGGATGTCGCTGAGCGTATACTCCGACTCTAATTTTTACCGGCTGCTTGAATCCGGCCATGATGATCTGTCCTCGGATATCGCCATCTATAATTCGCTTAGCTACATTTCCACTTCACTGGAAGATATCGCGCAGGTATACCTGTACGGCGTCAAGGACGGCAAAGCAACGCTGATTACCGACAACACCACGCCCAAACGCTGGCTGGGAAGCACTCCGTATGAGGAATCCGGCCTTACCGGCAGATCCCCGGTTTCCGTGCAAAGCACCCATATCAGCAACCCTTACGGGCTGAAGCTGCCCCTGGTGCAGTTTGTCCCGGAGCCGGTGTTTACGCTGCACCGCCGGATTGAACGGATCCCTACTACCGAAGCGCTTGGCTTCTTATCGATTGATGTCAGGCTGAGCGCACTTTCCGAGATTATGGATCAGCTGTACGAGCAGAAGCAGGAGAATATCTACCTCGTCGACAGCTCCGGACTGCTGGTGTACGGCAAGGATACCGGTTCACTCGGCAAACCTTTGAATGCCGCCTGGTACAGCAGGCAGACCGCTGACACCAGCGGTTCCCAGGGGTATTTCGAGCAGGACGGCTCCGTATTCATCTATCAGAAAATCGAAGCCCCGGGGCTGCACTGGACCCTGATCAAGCAGATTCCCGTCTCTTATCTGTTCCGTGAAGCGAAGGAGGCCGCAGGCATCAACATTCTGCTGCTCTTCCTGCTGATGGGGATGATCATCGCCCTGACGATCTTCATCTCGTTCCGGATTACCGCTCCCATCAAGCAATTGACCCGTTATATGAGCCAGGTGCAGACCGGGAATCTGGAGATTGATATCCGCCCGGCGGGTAAAGATGAGATCGGCGTGGTCACCGAGCATTTCCGCAGCATGATGGATACGATCAACAATCTGATTTTGCGGGAGTACAGGCTGGAGCTGACCAATAAGACCAATGAGCTCAGGGCGCTGCAGTCGCAGATTAACCCCCATTTCCTGAACAATACTTTACAGATTATCGGCACGCTTGCTCTGGAGCTGAAGGTACCGCAGATTTACGGGCTGCTCTCGGCACTGGCCAAGATGATGCGCTACAGCATGTACAATGATGAGAAGGTTGTAACCATAGAGAATGAGCTGGACCATGTCAAAGCTTATATTGAGCTGCAGAAGGAGCGTTTTGAAAATAAGTTCAGTTTCCGCTACGATATGGAGGATACGCTGCTTGCGGCGCTGATGCCCAAGATGATTCTGCAGCCGATCGTAGAGAATTACTTCAAGCACGGCTTCAATCTGGCCCGCACAGACGGCTGGATTGAGATTACCGCAGCCAGGCTCTCCCCGGAGAGGATGGAGATCTGCATCCTTAATAATGGACTCCCGATTCCGGCCGCCCGGCTGGAGACGCTGCGCAAGGAGCTGGAGCAGCCCAGGGCTGCAGAGCCGGATGTGCTTAAGAATACCGGGAAGGATGTCTACAGCAAACGGGATGCTCCCGGTACCGGAATCGGGCTCGGAAATGTACTGGCACGGCTGCGGCTGGTATGTGGGGACAACGCCCTGCTTACCGTCGATAATCTTAAGGCCGGCGGGGTAATCATCCGGCTGGAAATTGATATATTAGTGGAGAGTGAACGGATATGAAGGCACTGATCGTAGATGACGAAGCAAGGGTCCGGAAGGCCGTGAGGCTGCTCGTGGACTGGGAAATGCACGGGATCGATGAAATTCTCGAGGCCGGGAGCGGCAATGAAGCCATAGTGCTGATCCGCAAGGAGAAGCCGGCACTGGTAATCATGGATATGATGATGGAATCGGGCAGCGGCATTGAGCTGATGACCTGGGTGGATGAATTCGCAGGCAGCACCAAATTCATTGTGGTCAGCGGGCATAATGACTTCGACTTTGTCCGCGAGACCGTCCGCCACGGCGGCATAGACTATATTCTTAAGCCGATTGAGCCTGATATGATTAACACTGCGGTATCCAAGGCGGTGACTGCCTGGCGCTCCGAGGACGAGGAGCGCAGCCAGCGCCAGCGCCAGAGCATCCGGCTGAACGAGATCAAGCCGATCTACGGGGAGAAGCTGCTCTCCGCGCTGATTGATGACAGGGTCAATGCCGAGGCCTCACTGCGCAGGCTTACTGCGGACGGAATCATCCCGCAGAGTGCCACAGCCTCACAGCTGCTTCTCGTGCAGACCGACAGCGGCAACAATCCGCTGCTGAAGCGGTTCGGCGGCGACAGCGAGCTGATGTACTACGCGATCGTTAATATCTGCAATGAATTTCTGCAGCCGCAGAATAAAGGCATTGCCTTCCGGTACTGGGGCGGCCCGCCGGAGATTGCCATCCTGCTCTGGGATGCCCGGGAGCCCGTTGCCGAACTGATTAGCCGGATTAACCAGGGGCTCTACCGCACCCTGCAGCTGCGCATGCATTTCGGCATCAGTACCGCCGGCTCCCTGCCGGGGCAGCTGCAGCTGCAGCGCACAGAGGCCGCCGAAGCGCTCCTCCGGCGCAATCTGCTAAGGCATGAGGATTACTGCCATTTCCCCCCGGATGACGGCGCAGGCAGGCCGGGGGGCAGCGGCGGCCTTGCTGCTGCCCCTGAGCCGGAAGCGGCACTTAGCTTCGCTGATGTCCAGGAGGATTGGCGGATGGCGGTCATCAGCGGGACATCCGAGGCTATCTCCGCTGCCGCCCAGCACTGGACCCATGAGCTGGGCCGCCGGGGCGTTGTCACCCCGCAGATGCTCAATGCCTGGAAGGCCGATGCCCTGCTGTTCCGTTCCCGGCTGGTCCGGGATACACTGGGGACCGGGGCGGGCAGCGCCTTGCCGGAGCTGGAGCAGGCCGATCTGCAGAATCCGGCTCCGCAGCCGAGCGGCTACTCCTTCTCCTTGTTCGCCTGGCGTGACTGGTCCTTCACACTGATGCAGCAGCTCTCACAGCTGCTCTCTGCAAGGAAGATGAAGGAGCGTAACCCGATTGCCGAGATTATTAAGTATATCGAGCAGAATTATCCGTCTGATCTCTCGCTGCAGGAGATTGCCGGCAAATTCTTCGTCAGCCGCGAGTATATTTCACGCAAGTTCAAACAGGAATACGGCATTAATTTCTCTGATTACATCGGCAGCGTCCGCATTGAGAAAGCCAAGCTGCTGATGCAGAATCCCAATCTCAAGCTGGTGCAGATCTCGGAAATGGTCGGATTCCATGATGTTAAATACTTCAGCAAGGTGTTCAAGAAACAGGTCGGCTGCTCACCGAAGGATTACCGGGTGCAGACGGAGCATTGAAGATAACAGGTTTCATACGCTTCCGGGGCAATCGTCCATACCCGAATAGCAGAACGCGCATATCATGGCTCTGTAAGATGCTAATGCGGAGGAGGTAAGGCGATGAGCGGTTGCGCAAATGTCGGAGGTCTGGTTACTTCCACAACTACAATTCTGGTCCTTTATATTCTGCTGGTGATTATTCTCAGAACGTTCTAGCACTGATGAAATGCAAGTGGAAACGGCTTTTCCGTCCTTCAATAAGGACGGTACCGTTTCGGCGGGAAATAGAAGGGATAAGTTATCAGGCACAGCATATAGCTTCTTCTATTTCAAAAAAAGGCTATCCCAAAAGCCATAACATGGCCGCTTGGGATAGCCTTTGCCTTAAATGCCGCTGTCTATGGGCTAGGATAATCTGAAAGTACTACATAGTATGCCTAGTGTGCTCAAGGTGTTCGCCGCTGTACTGCTACGCTTAGAGTTCCGCAGTCCCTTTGTACCACGCCAAAAAAGCATCTGCTACTGCTTTGCCGGCAGTACCGTTCGGATGCGGATCGAATTCGTCGCTCATATACTCCGGCCGGATTCTGTGCTCCGCCGGTGAAGGGACAGACAGCACCGCAGCGATATCAAACACCCGGTCCACACCTGCAGGCGGGCTGTTAAGAATAGTATCATTCACCTTGCGCCAATGCTCTTCCCGTGCTCCTTCAAAGTTGAACGGCGGCACAGTGCTGAGAATTACAGCGGCTTCAGGCTGCGCTTCCTTGATTCTGGAGATGATATGCGTAAGGTCACCCAGCAGCTCATCTGCCGTACGTGCTCCGATATCCAGATCATTTACTCCAAGGACAATCAGCACCTCATCCCCCTGCTCCGCCTTGTGCAGCCATGCGCCGTCAGTGGCAACATCATAGGCTCTGCCCCACCCGGAGCCGATATTCCACAGTCCGTACTCTGTTCCTAAGCCTTCCGCAATTCTTGCCGCCCAATAGCTGTAAGCATCCTTCTGCGTCCGGACCCCCTGGGTAATGGAATCGCCCAGGAACACCAACTTCTTCGCTACCTGCTTCTTATAGCCGATATAACCGGGCAATACCTGCAGCTTATCAGATACGCTGAAGAAAGCTGCCGTTTCCTGCGCGGCCAGATGGCCCGGCACATCGTAGCCGGAGACCAGCATCCCCTCTACGTTGAAAGGGATCGACTTGCCGGCGGCTTCTGTCTTCAGCGTCCAGGTGAAGGCCAGCAGATGCCCTTCCGGCAGCTCCAGAACGGCTTCATCGCTCCAGAACCGCTCGCCCGGCTCCACATGCCGGGAGGCTTCACCCGCGAAAGTAACCGGGACCTGGGAGCCTGGCACGACACTGCCATCCGGCACAGACCCGCCATCGGCCACATAGGCTGCTTCAATGCTCCAGCTGCCGCCCGGTTCACTGGCAGCAGACTCCGCCCCCAGATCCCAGGTGGAATCTACGCTGTTACTGTGCCAGAACTTCAGCGTCAGGCTGCCGTTCTCCCGCAGGCGGATGTAGGTCCGGTAGGTATGGGTAAACGGCTCTGCTGCATTCATAATCTGATTGGCTGCGGCAGATACCGCTGTTGCCGAAGTGAACTCCGGCTGGCTTAGCACGCCGCCGTTATCTTTAATCATCATAGTTATCTATTCTCCTGTCCTGATACGGTATCATTGCTGGCAGAAACGGAACTTATAAGTGCATATTTTACTTGTGATAAAGCGTCCACGGCGAAAGGTGATAATGTTGTACGTTATGCAACTTGGCTGCCTCAAAAACAGGCGGTTGAGAGAAATGTTGTACAAAATACAGGAATTCTCCAGCGTATCCACTGAAAGAAGGTATAATGCTGCATTTCATACAACAATACCGGATTAGGAACGATATTATAAGGAAAATGTTGTATTTCGTGCAGGAGTTGCGCAACAATGGCAACTAGATGCTTGGTTAGCGGAAATAGACGAGCCTTTTATATGCGAAAAACCGGATACATCAGGCCTCCACCAAGCTAAACGCGCCTATTATTGCGAATAACCAACTACCGCTGCTCAAACCCTCAAAAAGCTCTCTGAAATACAAGGGACGGAACGTCCCCTGTCATCAGAGAGCTTGAATACTGAGATATGTTCTTATTTCAATGTGATGGTGAATGATACGGACTTCGCTCCGGCGTTAACCTTCACTGTAGTCTCATCAGCTTGCTCTGCACCCTCTACGGAAGCAATAGCGCCGAGGTCCTTCACCGCGAAGGTGAAGGCTTTGCCGCTGCCTTCGGCAGTTACGGTTACCTTGCTTCCGCTGCGTACCGCTACTACCTTCAGCTCAGGTGCGCCGTTGATATCGCGTACAGTAGCCGTTGCTGTCTTGCCGTCCTCCAGCGAGTACAGGCCGAACTTCACGCCTTCCGCAAAGTCATAATCCGGACGGCTGTCTTCGCTGCCTGTTGCCAGCAGTGAATTCGGACGTACGAACAACGGCAGGCTGAAGAAGTCATGCTTCTCTTTGCGCCATGATCCGCCTTGCACCGTGTCACCGTTCAGGAGGTGCGTCCAGCGTCCGGCCGGCAGATAGTATTTCACTTCGCCGTTCTCCTGGAAGATTGGAGCCACGAGCAGGGAATCACCCAGCATATACTGGCGGTCCAGAACTTCGCAGGTAGGATCTTCAGGGAATTCCATCACCATCGCCCGCATCGAAGCCCAGCCCTGTTCATGCGCCTGTCCGGCTACATCATACAGGTAAGGCATCAGGCTGCATTTAAGCTTGGTGAAGAAGCGGGTAACATCCACAGCTTCATCATCGTAAGCCCAAGGCACGCGGTAAGAGGTGCTGCCGTGCAGACGGCTGTGGCTGGAGAGCAGGCCGAAGGCCAGCCAGCGCTTGAACACATGCGCCGGAGCGGTATTCTCAAAGCCGCCGATATCATGGCTCCAGAAGCCGAAGCCGGACAAGCCGAGCGACAGGCCGCCGCGCAGGCTTTCTGCCATGGATTCATAGTCAGCGTAGCAATCGCCGCCCCAGTGAACCGGGAATTGCTGCCCGCCGGCGGTTGCCGAACGTGCGAAGACGGCTGCTTCATTTTTGCCGAGCTTCTCTTCCAGTACTTCAAAGACCACTTTGTTGTACAGCTGAGTGTAATAGTTATGCATTTTGTGCGGATCGGAGCCGTCGAAGTAGACCACATCGGTTGGAATTCTTTCGCCGAAGTCGGTTTTGAAGCTGTCCACGCCCATATCCACCAGGCCACGCAGGTAGCCGGCGTACCATTCACAAGCTGCAGGGTTAGTGAAGTCCACCAGCCCCATGCCCGCTTGCCACAGATCCGTCTGGTATACGTCGCCGTTAGCTTTTTTGAGCAGATAGCCGTTCTTCTTGCCTTCTTCAAACAGCGGTGAACGCTGTCCGATATAGGAGTTGATCCAGACGCAGATCTTCAGTCCCTTATCGTGAAGACGCTTCAGCATGCCCACAGGGTCCGGGAACACACGCGAATCCCACTGGAAGTCAGTCCATTGGTACTCGCGCATCCAGAAGCAGTCGAAGTGGAACACATGCAGCGGCAGATCGCGCTCAGCCATACCCTCTACGAAGGAATTAACGGTAGCTTCATCATAGTCTGTAGTGAACGAAGTAGTCAGCCACAGGCCGAAGGTCCATGCCGGCGGAAGCGCAGGCTTACCGGTCAGGGAAGTGTATTTTGTAATAACCTCTTTGATCGTTGGTCCTTCAATTACGAAGTATTCCAGGCTTTCTCCGGCTACGCTGAATTGGGCCTTCTTGACTTTCTCAGAAGCAATTTCATACGACACCAGCTCCGGCTGGTTCACGAATACGCCATAGCCTTTGCTGGTTACATAGAACGGAACGTTCTTGTAAGCCTGCTCGGAGCTTGTACCGCCATCTTTGTTCCACAGGTCAACTACCTGGCCGTTTTTGACAAAAGCAGTAAAGCGCTCACCCAGACCATAGACGAATTCGCCTACGCCGATATCCAGCTCTTCACGCATGAACGTGTTGCCATCCTGATCCGTAATGTAAGCCATCGATTTGAAACCGCTGCCGGTAATGCGCTCGTCGCCACGGTAGAAATCTACGGACCAGTGAGTGCCTTTATTGATTACTACACGGAGTCCGCCGC encodes:
- a CDS encoding extracellular solute-binding protein, which produces MMKKRSAVMLSSVMLMSVVLAACGGNTNNNASNSATNGSAGNTSGEVKTVKVFQFKTEIVEGLNELKVEFEKEYPNIKLDIQTVGGGADYAAALKTKFASGDAPDIFSNGGYAEMELWGDKLEDLSDQPWVKDLIPLAAEPMTKDGKTYGMPMNLEGIGYVYNKDLFAKAGITETPKTISELEEAAKKLQAINVIPFGNAYQEWWLLGIQGISVAFAQQDNVDEFISGLNAGTSTIVGNQKFKDWSNLLNLTVKYGQKNPLTTDANTHLAMFANGETAMMQEGNWAQTLVDNITPDMNIGMFPMPINDDAAMNDKLSVGVPSNLVVNKDSASKEEAKTFLNWLVTSDMGKEYISKKWKFIPALSTIPVTAEDVGLLGSDVWNYVQEGKVYGLQASKFPDGVTQEFASSIQELIAGKVDEAGWETSMQAAWDKLKK
- a CDS encoding carbohydrate ABC transporter permease, which codes for MNTATKSRWNIAIEVLMILLALLFLAPFYFLLANSVKSFGEILSNAASWPQEFMWSNYSNAWKLARFGEAFRNSLIVTVISVILISLFSAMAAYRMVRADTKFNKILLLLFVAAMVVPFQTIMIPILKVVNVLGVNNSIPGLLMTNLGLSIPMAIFLFHGFIKSVPLEIEEAATVDGCNPVTVFFRIVLPLLKPMLMTTIVLNALGIWNDYLLPSLILQAPGLRTIPLATFSFFGQYTKQWDMALPALTIGVAPIVIFYLFMQRYIVEGIAAGSVKG
- a CDS encoding sugar ABC transporter permease, giving the protein MRSHKLSQMGQQLFFVGPAVLFFTIVMIIPFLMGMYYSFTDWNGVSGNVSWVGFDNFKNIFTNDPDFWSSFWFTVRFTLLGVILTNVVGFFLAYLLTKPLKTRNMLRTIFFMPNVIGGLLLGFIWQFIFIKGFATLGDSTGWSFFNLPWLGDATTGFWAIVMVFVWQSSGYLMVIYIASLSNVSKEVLEAADIDGASPFQVLRSIVVPLIMPAVTIGLFLAISWSFKMFDLNLSLTKGGPFKSTESVAMNIYNEAFLNNRYGLGTAKALLFFVIVAIITMIQVRVTKSKEVEA
- a CDS encoding histidine kinase; the protein is MKWNSIRTKLIVFLLLPTLICIIGTMFVSYSYTTNSLRTRAVDENKNLLYQGYKNISSLIQEINRMSLSVYSDSNFYRLLESGHDDLSSDIAIYNSLSYISTSLEDIAQVYLYGVKDGKATLITDNTTPKRWLGSTPYEESGLTGRSPVSVQSTHISNPYGLKLPLVQFVPEPVFTLHRRIERIPTTEALGFLSIDVRLSALSEIMDQLYEQKQENIYLVDSSGLLVYGKDTGSLGKPLNAAWYSRQTADTSGSQGYFEQDGSVFIYQKIEAPGLHWTLIKQIPVSYLFREAKEAAGINILLLFLLMGMIIALTIFISFRITAPIKQLTRYMSQVQTGNLEIDIRPAGKDEIGVVTEHFRSMMDTINNLILREYRLELTNKTNELRALQSQINPHFLNNTLQIIGTLALELKVPQIYGLLSALAKMMRYSMYNDEKVVTIENELDHVKAYIELQKERFENKFSFRYDMEDTLLAALMPKMILQPIVENYFKHGFNLARTDGWIEITAARLSPERMEICILNNGLPIPAARLETLRKELEQPRAAEPDVLKNTGKDVYSKRDAPGTGIGLGNVLARLRLVCGDNALLTVDNLKAGGVIIRLEIDILVESERI
- a CDS encoding helix-turn-helix domain-containing protein; the encoded protein is MKALIVDDEARVRKAVRLLVDWEMHGIDEILEAGSGNEAIVLIRKEKPALVIMDMMMESGSGIELMTWVDEFAGSTKFIVVSGHNDFDFVRETVRHGGIDYILKPIEPDMINTAVSKAVTAWRSEDEERSQRQRQSIRLNEIKPIYGEKLLSALIDDRVNAEASLRRLTADGIIPQSATASQLLLVQTDSGNNPLLKRFGGDSELMYYAIVNICNEFLQPQNKGIAFRYWGGPPEIAILLWDAREPVAELISRINQGLYRTLQLRMHFGISTAGSLPGQLQLQRTEAAEALLRRNLLRHEDYCHFPPDDGAGRPGGSGGLAAAPEPEAALSFADVQEDWRMAVISGTSEAISAAAQHWTHELGRRGVVTPQMLNAWKADALLFRSRLVRDTLGTGAGSALPELEQADLQNPAPQPSGYSFSLFAWRDWSFTLMQQLSQLLSARKMKERNPIAEIIKYIEQNYPSDLSLQEIAGKFFVSREYISRKFKQEYGINFSDYIGSVRIEKAKLLMQNPNLKLVQISEMVGFHDVKYFSKVFKKQVGCSPKDYRVQTEH
- a CDS encoding YjcZ family sporulation protein, which encodes MSGCANVGGLVTSTTTILVLYILLVIILRTF
- a CDS encoding SGNH/GDSL hydrolase family protein, whose product is MMIKDNGGVLSQPEFTSATAVSAAANQIMNAAEPFTHTYRTYIRLRENGSLTLKFWHSNSVDSTWDLGAESAASEPGGSWSIEAAYVADGGSVPDGSVVPGSQVPVTFAGEASRHVEPGERFWSDEAVLELPEGHLLAFTWTLKTEAAGKSIPFNVEGMLVSGYDVPGHLAAQETAAFFSVSDKLQVLPGYIGYKKQVAKKLVFLGDSITQGVRTQKDAYSYWAARIAEGLGTEYGLWNIGSGWGRAYDVATDGAWLHKAEQGDEVLIVLGVNDLDIGARTADELLGDLTHIISRIKEAQPEAAVILSTVPPFNFEGAREEHWRKVNDTILNSPPAGVDRVFDIAAVLSVPSPAEHRIRPEYMSDEFDPHPNGTAGKAVADAFLAWYKGTAEL
- the yicI gene encoding alpha-xylosidase — encoded protein: MKFTDGLWLVRDGITINGAVQNYVVEKTEEGLTAITQTTPITGRSATLNSTLLTVKFHSPLPGVVGVKIIHNDGVIDRGPSFELTKGTGDHVQIEETEAQTVLISGGLRVVINKGTHWSVDFYRGDERITGSGFKSMAYITDQDGNTFMREELDIGVGEFVYGLGERFTAFVKNGQVVDLWNKDGGTSSEQAYKNVPFYVTSKGYGVFVNQPELVSYEIASEKVKKAQFSVAGESLEYFVIEGPTIKEVITKYTSLTGKPALPPAWTFGLWLTTSFTTDYDEATVNSFVEGMAERDLPLHVFHFDCFWMREYQWTDFQWDSRVFPDPVGMLKRLHDKGLKICVWINSYIGQRSPLFEEGKKNGYLLKKANGDVYQTDLWQAGMGLVDFTNPAACEWYAGYLRGLVDMGVDSFKTDFGERIPTDVVYFDGSDPHKMHNYYTQLYNKVVFEVLEEKLGKNEAAVFARSATAGGQQFPVHWGGDCYADYESMAESLRGGLSLGLSGFGFWSHDIGGFENTAPAHVFKRWLAFGLLSSHSRLHGSTSYRVPWAYDDEAVDVTRFFTKLKCSLMPYLYDVAGQAHEQGWASMRAMVMEFPEDPTCEVLDRQYMLGDSLLVAPIFQENGEVKYYLPAGRWTHLLNGDTVQGGSWRKEKHDFFSLPLFVRPNSLLATGSEDSRPDYDFAEGVKFGLYSLEDGKTATATVRDINGAPELKVVAVRSGSKVTVTAEGSGKAFTFAVKDLGAIASVEGAEQADETTVKVNAGAKSVSFTITLK